The following coding sequences lie in one Oscillatoria salina IIICB1 genomic window:
- a CDS encoding sulfotransferase family protein produces the protein MKQPSFFIVGAPKSGTTALCKYLAQHPEIFIPPAKELNYFNTDLNPNRKAKNLTEYLALFTPGEGKVCGEGSTSYLRSKNAAQEIKAFNPQAKIIIMLREPVSLLYSFHSQNLYNGNSEDIQDFQLAMETEFERRQGKKIPSKCTNPEILFYRNIVNFTEQIQRYFDTFGRERVKIILFDDYKQDTAKTFREILEFLEVNPNFSTEFTAMNSNKKVRSTILQQLVKYPPSKILEIGKYFLPLPRQQRRAILEKLKGILKKANTEKTTRKPLNPEFQHSLQQEFAPEVERLSQLLGRDLTHWRKNN, from the coding sequence ATGAAACAACCCTCTTTCTTTATTGTCGGTGCTCCCAAAAGTGGAACTACAGCATTATGCAAATATCTCGCCCAACATCCCGAAATATTTATTCCTCCAGCCAAAGAACTTAATTATTTTAACACCGACTTAAATCCTAACCGCAAAGCCAAAAACCTCACCGAATATTTAGCTCTTTTTACCCCAGGTGAAGGAAAAGTATGTGGTGAAGGTTCTACTAGCTATCTGAGAAGTAAAAATGCGGCTCAAGAAATTAAAGCTTTTAATCCCCAAGCAAAAATAATCATCATGCTGAGAGAACCAGTTTCCCTCTTATATTCTTTTCACAGCCAAAACTTATATAACGGCAACAGCGAAGATATTCAAGATTTTCAATTAGCTATGGAAACTGAATTTGAGCGTCGCCAAGGCAAAAAAATACCCTCAAAATGTACTAATCCAGAAATACTATTTTATCGAAATATTGTTAACTTCACCGAACAAATACAAAGATATTTTGACACTTTTGGACGCGAACGAGTTAAGATTATCCTTTTTGACGACTATAAACAAGACACAGCCAAAACTTTTCGAGAAATCCTGGAATTTTTAGAAGTCAATCCTAACTTTTCTACAGAATTTACAGCCATGAACAGCAACAAAAAAGTTCGGAGTACAATCTTACAGCAATTAGTCAAATATCCTCCCAGCAAAATCTTAGAAATTGGCAAATATTTTCTCCCTTTACCTCGTCAACAACGTCGAGCAATCTTAGAAAAATTAAAAGGAATTTTGAAGAAAGCCAATACTGAAAAAACTACTCGTAAACCTTTAAATCCAGAATTTCAGCACAGTTTACAACAAGAATTTGCCCCAGAAGTAGAACGTTTAAGCCAATTACTGGGACGCGATTTAACTCATTGGAGAAAAAACAATTAA
- a CDS encoding SH3 domain-containing protein — MKHIKNKISALTALSSLSFAALSFSFPAKAKEITTSSNYLEKQEQIQVAQAGSCYEVSARGSGLYVRQEPSVYSQSLGVLNDGRNVTVIGNVSNNDWVQISAPVPGYVFGGFLESCQSSPVATNINTPNFNSCRRVLAQPGLNIRQEPSINSPILGRLAYNRNVGIDNLGRNGWVEISTPVEGYISADYLGYCR; from the coding sequence ATGAAACATATCAAGAATAAAATTTCTGCCTTAACTGCTTTAAGTTCGCTTTCGTTTGCAGCTTTGTCTTTTTCATTTCCAGCTAAGGCTAAAGAAATTACTACGAGCAGTAATTATTTAGAAAAACAAGAGCAAATACAAGTAGCCCAAGCAGGAAGTTGCTACGAAGTTTCAGCACGAGGAAGTGGGCTTTATGTCCGCCAAGAACCGTCAGTTTACAGTCAATCTCTTGGGGTTTTAAATGATGGTAGAAATGTAACAGTTATTGGGAATGTTAGCAACAATGATTGGGTGCAAATTTCTGCCCCGGTTCCCGGTTATGTGTTTGGTGGTTTTCTCGAATCTTGTCAGTCATCGCCTGTTGCTACTAACATTAATACCCCTAACTTTAATAGTTGTCGGCGAGTGTTAGCACAACCTGGACTTAATATTCGCCAAGAACCATCAATTAATAGCCCTATTCTTGGTAGATTAGCCTACAATCGTAACGTAGGAATTGACAATTTAGGTAGAAATGGTTGGGTAGAGATTTCAACTCCTGTTGAAGGTTATATTTCTGCGGATTATCTCGGTTATTGTCGTTAG
- the mnmG gene encoding tRNA uridine-5-carboxymethylaminomethyl(34) synthesis enzyme MnmG, which translates to MIEYPVQFQDEFDIIIIGAGHSGCEAALASARLGCRTLMLTLNLDKIAWQPCNPAVGAPAKSQLTHEVDALGGEIGKMADRTYLQKRVLNSSRGPAVWALRAQTDKREYSRVMRGIVENQENLTIREGMATDLVLGKNEEIIGVQTYFGTAFKCQAVILTTGTFLGGIIWVGNKSMPAGRAGEFAAIGLTETLNQLGFETGRLKTGTPARVDKRSVDFSKMEPQPGDEDVRWFSFDPEVWVERKQMSCYLTRTTAKTHQLIRDNLHLSPVYGGWVDAKGPRYCPSIEDKIVRFADKESHQIFIEPEGRDIPELYIQGFSTGLPENLQLEMLHSLPGLENCVMLRPAYAVEYDYLPATQCYPTMMTKKIAGLFCAGQINGTTGYEEAAAQGIVAGINAVRFVKNQEMIILPREGSYIGTLLDDLCTKDLREPYRMLTSRSEYRLILRSDNADQRLTPLGREVGLIDDRRWELFQSKQEKIAAEKERLHETRIKENDEIGQQIVADTGQKIKGSITLADLLRRPGFHYVDLERYDLSNPNLNRAEKEGAEIDIKYSGYIQRQQNQIDQISRHANRPLPAEIDYMKIDTLSMESREKLTKVKPLTIGQASRIGGVNPADINALLIYLEMRNRQKVRLVE; encoded by the coding sequence ATGATCGAATACCCAGTACAATTTCAAGACGAATTTGACATTATTATTATTGGCGCAGGACACTCAGGTTGTGAAGCGGCACTCGCCTCTGCACGCCTAGGTTGTCGGACGCTAATGCTAACACTTAATCTCGATAAAATTGCCTGGCAACCGTGTAATCCTGCTGTCGGCGCACCTGCAAAATCTCAGTTAACTCATGAAGTAGATGCACTAGGCGGCGAAATTGGCAAAATGGCAGACCGCACCTATCTCCAAAAGCGCGTCCTCAACTCTTCGCGCGGACCTGCTGTGTGGGCTTTACGCGCCCAAACAGATAAACGAGAATATTCCAGAGTAATGCGGGGTATTGTCGAAAATCAAGAAAATCTGACTATTCGTGAAGGAATGGCGACAGATTTGGTACTTGGTAAAAATGAGGAAATTATTGGCGTTCAAACTTACTTTGGTACAGCTTTTAAATGCCAAGCTGTGATTTTAACAACCGGAACTTTTCTCGGCGGAATTATCTGGGTTGGTAACAAATCAATGCCTGCGGGACGTGCCGGAGAATTTGCCGCAATTGGCTTAACAGAAACATTAAATCAACTAGGATTTGAAACCGGACGACTGAAAACTGGAACACCTGCGCGAGTTGATAAACGGTCTGTTGATTTTAGTAAAATGGAACCGCAACCGGGCGATGAAGATGTGCGTTGGTTTAGTTTTGACCCCGAAGTTTGGGTTGAAAGAAAGCAGATGTCTTGCTATCTCACTCGTACCACAGCAAAGACTCATCAATTAATTCGCGATAACTTACATTTGTCTCCAGTTTATGGGGGTTGGGTAGACGCAAAAGGACCTCGTTATTGTCCGAGTATTGAAGATAAAATTGTTCGCTTTGCTGATAAAGAAAGTCACCAAATTTTTATCGAACCCGAAGGAAGAGATATTCCTGAATTGTATATTCAAGGCTTTTCTACCGGTTTACCAGAGAATTTACAACTCGAAATGTTGCATTCTCTTCCTGGCTTGGAAAACTGCGTGATGCTGCGTCCAGCCTATGCCGTAGAATACGATTATTTACCCGCAACTCAGTGTTATCCAACCATGATGACCAAGAAAATTGCTGGGCTATTTTGTGCGGGACAAATTAATGGGACAACTGGTTACGAAGAAGCGGCTGCCCAAGGAATTGTTGCCGGAATTAATGCAGTGCGATTTGTCAAGAATCAAGAAATGATTATCTTACCTCGCGAAGGTAGTTATATCGGGACACTTCTTGATGATTTGTGTACCAAAGATTTACGCGAACCTTATCGAATGCTTACCAGTCGTTCCGAATATCGCTTAATTTTACGTTCCGATAATGCTGACCAACGATTAACACCTTTAGGGCGAGAAGTTGGCTTAATTGATGACCGTCGCTGGGAGTTATTTCAAAGCAAACAAGAAAAGATTGCTGCGGAAAAAGAACGCTTGCACGAAACTCGAATTAAGGAAAATGATGAGATTGGACAGCAAATTGTTGCTGATACAGGACAAAAGATTAAAGGTTCAATTACCTTAGCTGATTTGCTGCGTCGTCCTGGTTTTCATTATGTCGATCTAGAGCGATATGATTTAAGCAATCCTAACTTAAATCGTGCGGAAAAAGAAGGTGCAGAAATCGATATTAAATACTCTGGTTATATTCAGCGTCAGCAAAATCAAATCGACCAAATCAGCCGCCATGCTAATCGCCCATTACCTGCGGAAATTGATTATATGAAAATTGATACTTTGTCAATGGAATCACGGGAAAAATTGACAAAAGTTAAGCCATTAACCATTGGTCAAGCTTCAAGAATTGGTGGGGTTAATCCTGCGGATATTAATGCGTTGTTGATTTATTTAGAGATGAGAAATCGTCAGAAAGTCAGGTTAGTAGAGTAG
- a CDS encoding AI-2E family transporter: protein MSTGKFLGFVAIAISLYILWQIRQVLLLAFLAIALATVINRLVQLLQKFKIKRGIAVTISVILVLALFVGFIAIIVPSIIDQWQQLVNLVPESLEQLREWYSWLQNLIPGQLLQDIEDLGDLRTLLENISANDTGWFSGFFRIFSNSINFILKTLLVIVVTIMLLANPSAYRHVFLLLFPAFYRQRADDILSQCEEALTGWFKGILFNMTVITIFSGIGLLLLGIPLALVNALIAGILTFIPNLGPTLSVIPPAALGLLEAPWKAIAVIVLYIVIQQIESDVLTPLVMKNQVSLLPAITLLSQVTFAIFFGALGLFLALPIIIVAQVWLKELLVKDILNHWENPRQNSNSNFSDGRENQANKYS, encoded by the coding sequence ATGAGTACCGGGAAGTTTCTCGGCTTTGTGGCTATTGCTATTTCTTTATACATACTTTGGCAAATAAGGCAAGTGTTATTGCTGGCTTTTTTGGCGATCGCTTTAGCCACTGTCATCAACCGACTGGTTCAATTACTACAAAAATTTAAAATAAAACGGGGTATTGCTGTTACTATCTCGGTTATTCTCGTATTAGCACTATTTGTAGGTTTTATCGCTATAATTGTGCCTTCAATAATTGACCAATGGCAACAATTAGTTAATTTAGTTCCCGAATCATTGGAACAGTTAAGAGAGTGGTATAGTTGGCTGCAAAATTTAATTCCTGGTCAATTACTTCAAGATATTGAAGATTTAGGCGATCTCAGAACTTTGCTCGAAAATATTTCTGCTAATGATACCGGATGGTTTAGTGGTTTCTTTAGGATATTTTCTAACTCAATTAATTTTATTTTGAAAACATTACTGGTTATTGTCGTGACGATTATGTTGTTAGCAAATCCTTCTGCTTATCGTCACGTATTTTTACTTTTATTTCCTGCTTTTTATCGCCAAAGGGCTGATGACATACTCTCACAATGCGAAGAAGCTTTAACTGGTTGGTTCAAAGGCATTTTATTTAACATGACCGTAATTACTATTTTTAGCGGTATTGGTTTGCTTTTGTTAGGAATACCCCTAGCTCTAGTCAATGCTCTCATCGCTGGTATCTTGACCTTTATTCCTAATCTCGGACCCACTTTGAGCGTTATCCCACCAGCAGCCCTTGGTCTTTTAGAAGCACCTTGGAAAGCGATTGCCGTTATAGTTTTATATATCGTTATTCAACAGATAGAAAGTGATGTTTTAACTCCGTTAGTGATGAAAAATCAAGTATCTTTACTTCCGGCAATTACTTTACTTTCTCAAGTAACATTCGCAATTTTCTTTGGTGCATTAGGTTTATTTCTCGCTTTGCCCATTATTATTGTCGCTCAAGTTTGGCTCAAGGAATTATTGGTCAAGGATATTCTCAATCACTGGGAAAATCCGCGCCAAAATTCCAACAGCAATTTTTCAGATGGACGGGAAAATCAAGCAAATAAATATTCTTAA